A single window of Channa argus isolate prfri chromosome 10, Channa argus male v1.0, whole genome shotgun sequence DNA harbors:
- the LOC137134008 gene encoding non-histone chromosomal protein HMG-14A-like — translation MPKRKAQGTEGGEKEEPQRRSARLSAKPAPPKPEPKVKKAAKKEKAVNDKKEDKKTKKAKENAEAEANEENHSENGEAKTNEVEAAPEEAKEEAKSE, via the exons GCACAGGGaacagaaggaggagaaaaggaggag cCCCAGAGGAGATCAGCTCGGTTATCAGCg aaaccGGCCCCACCCAAGCCGGAGCCAAAGGTCAAGAAGGCAGCAAAG AAAGAAAAGGCTGTAAACGATAAGAAGGAGGACAAGAAGACCAAGAAGGCGAAGGAGAACGCCGAGGCAGAGGCGAACGAGGAAAACCACTCTGAGAACGGAGAGGCCAAGACCAACGAG GTGGAGGCAGCCCCTGAGGAGGCCAAGGAGGAGGCCAAGTCCGAGTAG